From Gimesia panareensis, the proteins below share one genomic window:
- a CDS encoding serine hydrolase, whose product MKSLVCLLICVWIQPEPLSAETSAEEPLILLQESFQEPLTRDWFWGLGTWKAENGILRGYESGPRRHGPVKMRRFVLGDGNINYEFRLEGKARFAGMIFNGSQERGHIVHLVVSRDQIRVLGHAKKGESENLLQKPHQIETDKWYQAQIQFHGPEMTVKVDGQEFTVKADYIAEPKLTFGLGGDSGGPAGEKAGALEFRQLKIRPAPAKQTAGIGEIGDVRRLHTGFQFTEGPAADGEGNLYFSDLPTEKVYRVSHDGKLTTFLEDSLRTNGLFFHPDGRLFACQSGSQKTQGAPAQIVAYDSSTGKFQVIADKCDDKAFHRVNDLVLDSQGGVYFSDIGGSAKRPGPSGVFYVSAEGTVTQLVKDVSRCNGVLLSPDEKTLYVLPSGQPELLAYPILAPGRIGPGHILGTLVQKEGQPLAGGDGLTVDVQGNLYLTRPRANCIQVMSPAGETLAVIPFPEGPANCAFGGPDRKTLYVTARTSLYAVRMPIAGFQLSNQTSLTDEARSAIRSEIQAVIREGYYPGISILLIHKGKVVMREAHGVVDIKTSEPFTVDQLCWLASTGKLFTATLMASLVDEGLLTFDDPISKTFPEFANIRLPDGTKPRQPVRLRHAMSHTSGIPNDNWLKAEKHLEKNDPQLADYVSPQTPQDFVNGCLKLGLVVEPGTKMMYGRPIDLSACVAEKVTGKSFIELMQERVFKPLGLQQSTIQPTRQELKKLAPLYSSSKPGVFEPDQFGLEVAERQNKRLSTAGGGVYSTLDDIGTLMQLHLQRGKHHGKQLIRAETLQQLYQPQPGTNGRYGLAFQIKDSPINGHSRILSHPGYSGPVAWIDFERDLVGVLLMQSNTVNRTKHHNRIIDTIYRFVPAEPASH is encoded by the coding sequence ATGAAATCTCTTGTCTGTCTGCTGATATGCGTCTGGATTCAGCCTGAGCCGCTCTCTGCGGAAACCTCTGCTGAGGAACCACTGATTCTGCTGCAGGAATCATTCCAGGAACCACTGACCAGGGACTGGTTCTGGGGACTGGGAACGTGGAAGGCAGAAAATGGAATTCTGCGCGGCTATGAATCCGGTCCCCGTCGGCACGGACCCGTTAAGATGCGGCGGTTTGTGCTGGGGGATGGAAACATCAATTACGAATTTCGCCTGGAAGGAAAAGCGAGATTTGCCGGGATGATCTTTAACGGCTCACAAGAGCGGGGACACATTGTGCATCTGGTGGTGAGCCGGGATCAGATCCGGGTTCTGGGACATGCGAAAAAAGGAGAATCGGAGAACCTGCTGCAGAAACCGCATCAGATCGAGACAGACAAATGGTATCAGGCACAGATCCAGTTCCACGGTCCGGAGATGACCGTCAAGGTCGATGGCCAGGAATTCACAGTCAAAGCCGACTACATTGCCGAGCCAAAACTGACGTTCGGGCTGGGAGGCGATTCGGGCGGCCCCGCAGGGGAAAAAGCGGGCGCTCTGGAGTTTCGTCAGCTCAAGATTCGACCTGCTCCCGCGAAGCAGACTGCAGGGATCGGTGAGATCGGCGATGTCCGCCGCCTGCATACCGGCTTTCAATTTACGGAAGGTCCTGCCGCCGATGGGGAAGGCAATCTCTATTTCTCGGATCTGCCCACCGAAAAAGTGTATCGTGTTTCCCATGACGGCAAACTGACCACGTTTCTGGAAGATAGCCTGCGAACAAATGGTCTGTTCTTTCATCCGGATGGTCGCCTCTTCGCCTGTCAGTCCGGAAGTCAGAAGACTCAGGGAGCGCCCGCCCAGATTGTGGCCTACGATTCGAGTACCGGGAAATTTCAGGTCATCGCGGACAAATGTGACGACAAAGCATTTCACCGTGTGAATGACCTCGTGCTCGATTCCCAGGGGGGCGTCTACTTTAGTGACATCGGCGGTTCAGCAAAGCGTCCCGGCCCCAGTGGCGTTTTCTACGTTTCTGCTGAGGGCACTGTGACGCAACTGGTCAAAGACGTTTCCCGCTGTAACGGAGTTTTACTCTCTCCGGATGAAAAAACATTATACGTTCTGCCTTCAGGACAACCTGAGCTGCTGGCGTATCCGATTCTAGCTCCGGGGCGGATTGGCCCGGGACACATACTGGGAACGCTGGTACAAAAGGAAGGCCAACCGCTGGCAGGCGGCGATGGACTGACCGTGGATGTGCAGGGGAATCTCTATCTCACCCGTCCCCGTGCAAACTGCATTCAAGTAATGAGTCCCGCGGGGGAAACTCTGGCTGTGATTCCTTTTCCTGAAGGACCGGCGAACTGTGCCTTTGGGGGGCCAGACCGCAAAACACTGTATGTGACTGCGAGGACATCACTCTACGCAGTACGGATGCCGATCGCCGGCTTCCAGCTTTCAAACCAGACGAGTCTGACTGACGAGGCACGCTCGGCAATCCGATCTGAAATTCAGGCTGTGATCAGGGAAGGCTATTACCCCGGAATTTCGATTCTGCTCATTCACAAGGGCAAGGTCGTAATGCGGGAAGCACACGGAGTCGTCGATATTAAAACCAGTGAACCGTTCACTGTCGACCAGCTCTGCTGGCTGGCATCCACAGGCAAGCTTTTTACCGCAACGCTGATGGCTTCCCTGGTAGATGAGGGATTGCTGACATTTGATGACCCGATCTCAAAGACGTTTCCTGAATTTGCCAACATCCGACTACCCGATGGGACAAAACCCCGGCAGCCGGTTCGTTTGCGGCATGCAATGAGTCATACCTCGGGAATCCCCAACGACAACTGGCTCAAAGCAGAAAAGCACCTGGAGAAAAATGATCCTCAGTTAGCCGATTACGTCTCTCCACAGACTCCACAGGATTTCGTGAATGGCTGTCTGAAACTGGGGCTCGTTGTCGAACCGGGAACCAAAATGATGTATGGTCGGCCGATTGATCTTTCAGCCTGTGTAGCTGAAAAAGTGACCGGAAAATCATTCATCGAACTGATGCAGGAACGGGTTTTTAAACCGCTGGGATTGCAGCAGTCTACGATTCAACCAACCAGACAGGAACTCAAAAAACTGGCCCCTCTGTATTCCTCCAGTAAGCCGGGAGTGTTTGAACCGGATCAGTTTGGACTGGAAGTGGCAGAACGACAGAATAAACGACTTTCGACCGCAGGGGGAGGCGTTTACTCAACACTCGACGATATCGGGACGCTGATGCAGTTGCATCTGCAGCGTGGCAAACACCACGGAAAGCAGCTGATTCGGGCTGAGACGCTCCAGCAGTTATATCAGCCACAGCCGGGGACCAATGGGCGTTACGGTCTGGCCTTTCAGATTAAAGACAGCCCGATCAATGGTCATTCACGAATCCTCTCGCACCCCGGCTATTCCGGACCAGTCGCCTGGATCGATTTTGAACGGGACCTGGTGGGAGTCTTATTGATGCAGAGTAACACGGTCAATCGCACGAAGCA